The window ATTTTTATCGGTCTGACAATCTCGCAACTCTTCACCGCTGCTTTTGCCCAGACAGTCATTAATACACAGCGCAGGATAATTCCTGCAAGCATTGAAGCAACTCCGCAAATGCAAAAGAGCTGCACAACTTTTTTATTTTTAATTATTGAGTGCAGCACATTTGCACTTGCTCCATCACACGAAGAAACACTATGTATTCTGCTTCCCCGCCTCTCCCTCATATATCAAGCAAATTAAATCAATATATTTGCTTAATGATTCCTTTCATAATAAAACCAAAGGGAGAAATAACTCCGGGAGTATCCTTAGATTACAAAAAAGGAGTATTTGAAATTTCGGGGTGGTCATATCCTGAAGATGCTATCATTTTTTACAATCCTGTTCTTGAAGGGCTGAGCAATTATATGCAAACTCCGAAATCGGAAACAACCTTTCACTTTAAATTTCAATATTATAATACTGCTACTGCAAAGCAGATTTTCAAAATAATTTCTTGTTTGATGGATGTTGCAAAAAAATCTAAAGTGAAAATTTGCTGGCATTATGATACAAATGATACAGATATGCTTGCGTCAGGAAAATTCTTCTCTAAGCTAGCCACTGTACCATTTGAATTTATTTCAGGGTAATCAAATTTTTATTCCTGCCAATAATACATCATCTTGTTGCGCGTAGTTTCCCTTCCAACTTTCAAACGCCTTTGTTATTTTTTCTTCTTGCGTTTTTATGGGAAGAGAAGAAACATTGAGAAGAAGTTCCTCTAATTGTTTTGTAAAAAATCTTTTCCCTCCTGCTCCGCCACGCTGGTCGGCAAAACCATCAGTTGAAAAATACAGCATTTGATTTTCTGAAAGAGAAATTTCTTTTTGAGAAAAAGAAAAATTCTTTTCATTTCTTAAAGAACTGCTTGGACCGAATAAACTGCCGATTGAAAATGCATCTCCTTTTATTACCTCAATGATTTTATTTTTAACTATTATAAGAGAGTGCCCTGCTCCGGCAAAAGTGATTTTCTTTTTATCTAACTCAAAAAGACATATGGAAATTTCCATTCCATCATCTTGCGAGCGTGATTCCTGATGAAGCGCATGAATAACCCCTTCATTCAATTGATTAAGAATTTCAGCTGGCTGAAAAATAAATTTTTCATTCACAATTTCATTTAACAGGGTATTCCCTATCATGCTCATGAAAGCACCAGGAACTCCATGCCCGGTGCAATCAGCAACCGCAAAAATAAATTTTCCATCATGAGATGAAAGCCAGTAAAAATCTCCGCTTACAATATCTTTTGGTCTAAAAAAGATGAAGTAATCTGAAAATTGTTTTGAAAGTTCATCATGCGAAGGTAAAATGGAATCCTGAATGCGTTTTGCATAATTAATGCTGTCAGTAATATTTTTATTTTTCTGTTCAATAATAATTTTTTGTTTTCGAGTAACTCTAAGCCGATTGAAGATGATTACAGAGAAAACTGCAACAAGCAATAACCCCAATCCAATGGAATAACTAACTATCCGCTGTCGTTTTTTTTCTTCTTCGGCAACAGCAAGTTCTTTCTGGTGTTCAGCGTCTTTCAGCACTTGTTGTTTTTCGTATTCATATTTTGTCTGTTGTTTGAAAGTGGACTTCTGAGTTTCCTGATTGAATACGCTGTCACGCATCTGCATATAGAGTTCGTGCATTGCAAGTGCGTTCTGCCATTTGCCTTGTTTGCGGTATACTTTAAAAAGCAGTTCAGAAGCACTTCTGGTTTCATCAGGGTATCCGATTTCTTGAGCAACCTTGAGAGCACGTTTCCCGTAATCCAATGCTTGCGAGATATTATTTTCAGAATAATAAATAAGTCCAATACTGGCTGAAGTGCGCGAGATGCCCTGTTTATTATTTGTTTCTTCGAATAATTTTAATCCTCGAAGCATATAGCCAATTGTATAAATAGATAAAGAATCTTTACTGATAAAACCATTATTATTTTCTTGCTCTAATTTTTGATACGTTCTGCCAAGATTAACAAGAGTTGAAGCCAACCCGTTTTTATCGCCAACTTTTTCACTAATTTTAATTCCCTTCTTATAATATACTATTGCTTCAGGATAATTTTTTTGTTGGAAATAAACTAAGCCAATGCTGTTTAGAGAATAAGCAAGCCCAAAGTTGTATCCGATTTCCTCCTGCAAGGCGATTCCTTTTTTCAAATAAGTTAATGCCTTAGCGGTATCTCCCTGAATCAAGTGAAGGTTTGCAATATTGTTCAGCATTATTGATATGCCATTTTTATTTTTAAGGTCTTCGTTGATTTTTAAACTTTTCAATTCATACTCCAGCGCCTTAAGTATGTCGCCCTGAGTCTCAAACACCATTGCTATGTTGTTTAATGTAGTTCCTTCTCCTTCTTTGTCGAGTACCTCCTGCTGTATCGCTAAACTTTTTTCATAATATTCCAATGCTTTTTTATTATCAGATTCTATGCGTATGGCATAGAAACCAAAATTTTGAAGCGCACCCGCATAATATTTTTTTATAGTATTAATTTCTTTTTTATCATGCAGTTTGGAATCGTGTAATAATTTTTCAGACATAGCAAATAACAACTGGTTGTATTTGGGCCACATCGTTTCATCATTAATACTTTCTGCTAATGAGCCAAGAATATCTAATTTAATAGTATCATCTTTTGCATTTTTGTATAATGGAAGCAATGAATCAAGGATGGTTTTATCATCTGGGGATAGAGTTTCATGATTAACAGAATCAATTAAAAAATATTCTTTCCCTTGCTGTGCGAAAGAAAGTAAATGTATGAGTAGAAAATATATTAAAAAAATATTTTTTTTAATCATGAAATATATTAATCTGCTTTAGCTTTCTCCCTCACCACCTCCGCAAACGGACGGTTTTCAATTTTACTTTCAAGCCATGAGATGAAATCAAAATAATCAAAAATATGTTTCTCTTTTGAATTTTTTGTTAAAGGAAGCAGTTGGTTGTATAATTGCTTGAATGCATCAATCATCTCTTTATTATTGTCAGCTTTTGGCAATAGTATTCTAAAAAAATCTACAAAAAGTTTTTCAAATTCACTCGTATTATTTTGCTTCTGGAAGAAGTGATAAGTAGATTGAGTGAGATGAATTAAAAAATCATTACTTTTTGCCTCAAAGTGAGCCATCAAATAAA is drawn from Bacteroidota bacterium and contains these coding sequences:
- a CDS encoding DUF1987 domain-containing protein encodes the protein MIPFIIKPKGEITPGVSLDYKKGVFEISGWSYPEDAIIFYNPVLEGLSNYMQTPKSETTFHFKFQYYNTATAKQIFKIISCLMDVAKKSKVKICWHYDTNDTDMLASGKFFSKLATVPFEFISG
- a CDS encoding tetratricopeptide repeat protein, which codes for MIKKNIFLIYFLLIHLLSFAQQGKEYFLIDSVNHETLSPDDKTILDSLLPLYKNAKDDTIKLDILGSLAESINDETMWPKYNQLLFAMSEKLLHDSKLHDKKEINTIKKYYAGALQNFGFYAIRIESDNKKALEYYEKSLAIQQEVLDKEGEGTTLNNIAMVFETQGDILKALEYELKSLKINEDLKNKNGISIMLNNIANLHLIQGDTAKALTYLKKGIALQEEIGYNFGLAYSLNSIGLVYFQQKNYPEAIVYYKKGIKISEKVGDKNGLASTLVNLGRTYQKLEQENNNGFISKDSLSIYTIGYMLRGLKLFEETNNKQGISRTSASIGLIYYSENNISQALDYGKRALKVAQEIGYPDETRSASELLFKVYRKQGKWQNALAMHELYMQMRDSVFNQETQKSTFKQQTKYEYEKQQVLKDAEHQKELAVAEEEKKRQRIVSYSIGLGLLLVAVFSVIIFNRLRVTRKQKIIIEQKNKNITDSINYAKRIQDSILPSHDELSKQFSDYFIFFRPKDIVSGDFYWLSSHDGKFIFAVADCTGHGVPGAFMSMIGNTLLNEIVNEKFIFQPAEILNQLNEGVIHALHQESRSQDDGMEISICLFELDKKKITFAGAGHSLIIVKNKIIEVIKGDAFSIGSLFGPSSSLRNEKNFSFSQKEISLSENQMLYFSTDGFADQRGGAGGKRFFTKQLEELLLNVSSLPIKTQEEKITKAFESWKGNYAQQDDVLLAGIKI